From Amycolatopsis sp. YIM 10, the proteins below share one genomic window:
- a CDS encoding beta-galactosidase encodes MFGKIHYGADYNPEHWPAEVWDEDIKLMAESGVTMVTAGIFSWAGVEPRPGEYDFGWFDTVMDKLGDAGVEVCLATMTASPPPWLTHLHPEVLPVRADGTRLSAGARQQFCPSSEVFRRYAARLAERVARRYGEHPALSMWHIGNEYGCHIRACYCDNSAADFRRWLADRYGDIAALNQAWSTTFWSQQYDDWAEVFPPRVAPTFPNPAQQLDFHRFSSDASLGCYLAEQKVLRRLTPDVPITTNFVGRVQKSLDWHRWVPHEDVVSLDSYPDPYDPRSHVEAAFAYDLVRSLKDGKPWMLLEQAPSAVNWRNRNSPKAPGAMRLGSWQAVAGGADAILFFQWRQTSGGAEKFHSAMVPHGGRETRTWREVSALGQELATVSELAGTTIDADVAILHDWESWWGLELDSHPSGDLDQLETHLAHYAPLFDAGITCDVRHPADDLSKYKLVVVPNLYLMDESVAANLRRYTERGGHLVVSFFSGIVDACDRAYLGGYPAPLRDILGLRVDEFWPLPDGGTTTVRYADGTESGATVWSEWIELEGAEVVAEFAEGELAGRPAVTKHEFGAGVAWYLATRPDAGAMRALFDRITAEASAAPVVAGLPDGVQAVVRRGADREYLILLNHTTGEVIVPLPSASADLLTDPSVALDQVTLGSRGVAVLRRNS; translated from the coding sequence ATGTTCGGGAAGATCCACTACGGCGCCGACTACAACCCGGAGCACTGGCCGGCCGAAGTCTGGGACGAGGACATCAAGCTGATGGCCGAGTCCGGGGTGACCATGGTGACCGCGGGCATCTTCTCCTGGGCCGGGGTGGAACCGCGGCCCGGCGAGTACGACTTCGGCTGGTTCGACACGGTGATGGACAAGCTCGGTGACGCCGGCGTCGAGGTCTGCCTGGCCACGATGACCGCCTCTCCCCCGCCGTGGCTGACCCACCTGCACCCGGAGGTGCTGCCGGTGCGGGCCGACGGCACGCGGTTGTCCGCCGGGGCGCGTCAGCAGTTCTGCCCGTCCAGCGAGGTCTTCCGCCGCTACGCCGCACGGCTGGCCGAGCGGGTCGCCCGGCGCTACGGCGAGCACCCCGCACTCTCGATGTGGCACATCGGCAACGAGTACGGCTGCCACATCCGCGCCTGCTACTGCGACAACTCGGCGGCGGACTTCCGGCGCTGGCTCGCCGACCGCTACGGCGACATCGCCGCGCTGAACCAGGCGTGGAGCACCACGTTCTGGTCGCAGCAGTACGACGACTGGGCCGAGGTCTTCCCGCCGCGGGTGGCACCGACCTTCCCGAACCCGGCGCAGCAGCTGGACTTCCACCGGTTCTCCTCCGACGCCTCGCTCGGCTGCTACCTGGCCGAGCAGAAGGTGCTGCGGCGGCTCACCCCGGACGTGCCGATCACCACGAACTTCGTCGGCCGGGTGCAGAAGTCGCTGGACTGGCACCGCTGGGTGCCGCACGAGGACGTGGTCAGCCTCGACTCCTACCCGGACCCGTACGACCCGCGTTCCCACGTCGAAGCCGCCTTCGCCTACGACCTGGTGCGCTCGCTCAAGGACGGCAAGCCGTGGATGCTGCTGGAGCAGGCGCCCAGCGCGGTGAACTGGCGCAACCGCAACAGCCCCAAGGCACCCGGCGCGATGCGGCTGGGCAGCTGGCAGGCCGTCGCCGGGGGCGCCGACGCGATCCTGTTCTTCCAGTGGCGGCAGACCAGCGGTGGCGCGGAGAAGTTCCACTCGGCGATGGTGCCGCACGGCGGCCGCGAAACCCGCACCTGGCGCGAGGTGAGCGCGCTCGGCCAAGAGCTGGCGACGGTGTCCGAACTGGCCGGCACCACGATCGACGCGGACGTGGCGATCCTGCACGACTGGGAGAGCTGGTGGGGCCTGGAGCTGGATTCGCACCCCTCCGGTGACCTGGACCAGCTCGAAACGCACCTGGCGCACTACGCGCCGCTGTTCGACGCCGGGATCACCTGCGACGTGCGGCATCCCGCGGACGACCTGTCCAAGTACAAGCTCGTGGTGGTGCCGAACCTGTACCTGATGGACGAGTCGGTGGCGGCGAACCTGCGCCGGTACACCGAACGCGGCGGGCACCTGGTGGTGTCGTTCTTCTCCGGCATCGTGGACGCCTGCGACCGTGCCTATCTCGGCGGTTATCCGGCGCCGCTGCGGGACATCCTCGGTCTGCGGGTGGACGAGTTCTGGCCGCTGCCCGACGGTGGCACGACGACCGTCCGCTACGCCGACGGCACCGAATCCGGTGCGACGGTGTGGTCGGAATGGATCGAGCTCGAAGGCGCCGAAGTGGTGGCCGAGTTCGCCGAGGGCGAGCTGGCCGGGCGCCCGGCGGTCACCAAGCACGAGTTCGGTGCCGGGGTGGCGTGGTATCTGGCGACCCGGCCCGACGCCGGGGCGATGCGCGCGTTGTTCGACCGCATCACCGCGGAGGCGTCGGCGGCTCCGGTGGTGGCCGGATTGCCCGACGGCGTGCAGGCCGTGGTCCGGCGCGGCGCCGACCGCGAATACCTGATCCTGCTCAACCACACCACCGGCGAGGTCATCGTGCCGCTGCCGTCGGCTTCCGCCGATCTGCTCACCGATCCGTCGGTTGCGCTGGACCAGGTCACGCTCGGCTCGCGTGGTGTCGCGGTACTCAGGAGGAACTCGTGA
- a CDS encoding dihydrodipicolinate synthase family protein translates to MTATQFAGVIPPLCTPLHDDWTVDTASFRRHIEAQITAGVHGIFVLGSSGEVPFLPDTQRRVVLETAVDQAAGRVPVLAGCIDMTTLRVLEHVRDAEKAGADAIVVTAPYYTRTHVAEIDRHFRLLAERTELPIFAYDIPMAVHNRLDREMVLRLAADGVIAGLKDSSGDEAGFRFVLLRKAERELDSFAVFTGSELMVDTALALGANGVVPGLANVDPDGYVAIHRHVRAGELDAARKVQERLLNLFTITDIAPTGRMGRGSAALGAFKAAMKLRGFIDNAVMAPPQLPLNAEELLQIKEKLVESGLV, encoded by the coding sequence ATGACCGCCACGCAGTTCGCCGGCGTCATCCCGCCGCTGTGCACCCCGTTGCACGACGACTGGACCGTCGACACCGCCTCGTTCCGGCGGCACATCGAAGCCCAGATCACCGCCGGAGTGCACGGGATCTTCGTGCTCGGATCCTCGGGTGAGGTGCCGTTCCTGCCCGACACGCAGCGGCGCGTGGTGCTCGAGACCGCCGTCGACCAGGCCGCCGGGCGCGTGCCGGTGCTGGCCGGGTGCATCGACATGACCACCCTGCGCGTGCTCGAGCACGTCCGCGACGCGGAGAAGGCCGGTGCGGACGCGATCGTGGTCACCGCGCCGTACTACACCCGCACGCACGTCGCCGAGATCGACCGGCACTTCCGGCTGCTCGCCGAGCGCACCGAACTGCCGATCTTCGCCTACGACATCCCGATGGCCGTGCACAACCGGCTCGACCGCGAGATGGTGCTGCGCCTGGCCGCCGACGGGGTGATCGCCGGGCTGAAGGACTCCAGCGGTGACGAGGCCGGGTTCCGGTTCGTGTTGCTGCGCAAGGCCGAACGCGAGCTGGACTCGTTCGCCGTGTTCACCGGCTCGGAGCTGATGGTGGACACCGCGCTGGCACTGGGCGCGAACGGTGTGGTGCCCGGACTGGCCAATGTGGACCCGGACGGGTACGTGGCCATCCACCGGCACGTGCGCGCCGGCGAGCTGGACGCCGCGCGGAAGGTGCAGGAGCGCCTGCTGAACCTGTTCACCATCACCGACATCGCCCCGACCGGCCGGATGGGGCGCGGCTCGGCCGCGCTCGGCGCGTTCAAGGCGGCGATGAAGCTGCGCGGGTTCATCGACAACGCCGTGATGGCCCCGCCCCAGCTGCCGCTCAACGCCGAGGAACTGTTGCAGATCAAGGAGAAGCTCGTCGAATCGGGGCTGGTCTGA
- a CDS encoding ABC transporter ATP-binding protein, whose translation MSLLELDGVHVVHRIAGDRLFGRASVYALTDANLVLNPGETVGVVGESGCGKSTLAKVMVGLQQPTAGTVRYRGDSLWEMRAADRAAKFGRDVGMVFQDPATALNRRLAVAKIIRDPLDVHRVGTAAARTDRVRELMSLVGLPDSVADAVPGQLSGGQRQRVAIARALALEPALLVADEPTSALDVSVRAQILNLLIELREKLGLAMVFVSHDIQTVRKMSDRIVTMYLGRVVEEAPAAELPHGARHPYTRALFSATPSLLNPVEPIVLSGPVPSATAPPSGCGFRTRCPKATEACAAELPPLSTGSPGQTYRCIHPETPAETIGVSPS comes from the coding sequence GTGAGCCTGCTCGAACTCGACGGTGTGCACGTGGTGCACCGGATCGCCGGTGACCGGCTGTTCGGCCGGGCCTCGGTGTACGCCCTGACCGACGCGAACCTCGTGCTCAACCCCGGGGAAACCGTTGGTGTGGTGGGTGAATCCGGCTGCGGGAAGTCCACTTTGGCCAAGGTGATGGTCGGGCTGCAACAGCCGACCGCGGGCACGGTGCGCTACCGCGGCGATTCGCTGTGGGAGATGCGCGCGGCCGACCGGGCCGCGAAGTTCGGCCGCGACGTCGGCATGGTCTTCCAGGACCCGGCCACCGCGCTGAACCGGCGGCTGGCCGTGGCCAAGATCATCCGCGATCCGCTGGACGTGCACCGCGTGGGCACCGCCGCCGCGCGTACGGACCGGGTGCGCGAGCTGATGTCGCTGGTCGGCCTGCCGGACAGCGTCGCGGACGCGGTACCCGGCCAGCTCTCCGGCGGGCAGCGCCAGCGCGTGGCGATCGCCAGGGCACTGGCGCTGGAACCCGCGCTGCTGGTGGCCGACGAGCCGACCTCGGCGCTGGACGTCTCGGTCCGCGCGCAGATCCTGAACCTGCTCATCGAACTGCGCGAAAAGCTCGGCCTGGCAATGGTTTTTGTCTCCCATGACATCCAGACCGTGCGCAAGATGAGCGACCGCATCGTGACCATGTACCTGGGCCGGGTGGTGGAGGAGGCGCCCGCCGCCGAACTCCCCCACGGTGCCCGTCACCCGTACACGCGCGCGTTGTTCTCGGCCACGCCGAGCCTGCTGAACCCGGTCGAGCCGATCGTGCTCAGCGGCCCGGTGCCCTCGGCGACCGCACCGCCCAGCGGCTGCGGTTTCCGCACGAGGTGCCCGAAGGCCACCGAAGCCTGCGCCGCCGAACTGCCCCCGCTGTCCACCGGTTCGCCCGGCCAGACCTATCGCTGCATCCACCCGGAAACACCCGCCGAGACCATCGGAGTGAGCCCATCATGA
- a CDS encoding dipeptide/oligopeptide/nickel ABC transporter permease/ATP-binding protein, which translates to MNGARRLGAASWIAAGVLGALVLVALFGDLFTTHDPNALSTDAGGPSGGHWFGTDQSGRDIFSRLVAGTRWSLAIGLGATALALVAGTLIGSLAATAGRRADAVIMRVLDVIMAFPGIALAAVLVAVFGQGIGVLILAIAFVNMPPIARVVRANVLAQYSEDYVDAEKIIGAKRRFILARHVAVNCAAPVLVFCTVMVAEAIVFEASLSFIGAGIQPPDPSWGSVISDGKDLVLIGGWWATLFPGLMILLTVLALNVLSEGISDAWAAPSARSAKAGQAAKEVAAEEAAENTEPVLPISGLREVGTRLSRTARDLDGKPPVLEVDSLAISFPDRHNGVDVVAGVSFSVRAGEVLGLIGESGCGKSLTSLSIMGLQPRTAKVSGQIRFAQRDLLALSPAERRRHLGHDISMIYQDALSSLNPAMTIHAQLKQFTRRGGTRTPAELLELVNLDPQRTLKAYPHELSGGQRQRVLIAMALSRSPKLIVADEPTTALDVTVQAQVIALLLRLQEELGFALILVSHDLALVSDVADRVVVMYGGQVAETGTTARVVGAPRHHYTRGLLSAVLSLEESQAQLTQIKGVVPSPAEFGQGCRFADRCPAARARCRTEAPVPAGQTLEHQVACHFPAEIDEVHAVHWIAEGARS; encoded by the coding sequence GTGAACGGCGCGCGGCGGCTGGGAGCCGCTTCGTGGATCGCCGCCGGGGTGCTGGGCGCGCTGGTGCTCGTCGCGCTCTTCGGCGACCTGTTCACCACGCACGACCCGAACGCGCTGAGCACCGACGCCGGCGGGCCCAGCGGCGGGCACTGGTTCGGCACCGACCAGTCCGGCCGGGACATCTTCTCCCGGCTGGTCGCGGGTACGCGCTGGTCACTGGCGATCGGCCTGGGCGCGACCGCGCTCGCACTGGTCGCCGGCACCCTGATCGGCTCGCTCGCGGCCACCGCCGGCCGCCGCGCCGACGCGGTGATCATGCGCGTCCTCGACGTGATCATGGCGTTCCCCGGCATCGCGCTGGCCGCCGTGCTGGTCGCGGTGTTCGGCCAGGGCATCGGCGTGCTGATCCTGGCGATCGCCTTCGTGAACATGCCGCCGATCGCGCGGGTGGTGCGGGCGAACGTGCTGGCGCAGTACAGCGAGGACTACGTCGACGCGGAGAAGATCATCGGCGCGAAACGCCGGTTCATCCTGGCCAGGCACGTCGCGGTCAACTGCGCGGCGCCGGTGCTGGTGTTCTGCACGGTGATGGTGGCCGAGGCGATCGTGTTCGAGGCCTCGCTGTCGTTCATCGGCGCGGGCATCCAGCCGCCGGATCCGTCGTGGGGCTCGGTGATCTCCGACGGCAAGGACCTGGTGCTGATCGGCGGCTGGTGGGCGACCCTCTTCCCGGGGCTGATGATCCTGCTCACCGTGCTCGCGCTGAACGTGCTCTCCGAGGGCATTTCCGACGCGTGGGCGGCACCTTCGGCCCGCAGCGCCAAGGCGGGGCAGGCGGCCAAGGAGGTCGCCGCCGAGGAAGCCGCGGAGAACACCGAACCGGTGCTGCCCATCTCGGGACTGCGTGAGGTCGGCACCCGGCTTTCCCGTACCGCGAGGGATCTCGACGGCAAGCCGCCGGTGCTCGAAGTGGACAGTCTGGCGATCTCCTTCCCGGACCGGCACAACGGGGTCGACGTGGTCGCCGGGGTCTCGTTCTCGGTGCGGGCGGGCGAAGTGCTCGGCCTGATCGGCGAATCCGGGTGCGGCAAGTCGCTGACCTCACTGTCGATCATGGGCCTGCAACCGCGCACGGCGAAGGTGTCCGGGCAGATCCGGTTCGCCCAGCGGGACCTGCTCGCGCTGAGCCCGGCCGAGCGGCGGCGCCACCTCGGGCACGACATCTCGATGATCTACCAGGACGCGCTCAGCTCGCTGAACCCGGCGATGACCATTCACGCGCAGCTCAAGCAGTTCACCCGGCGTGGCGGCACCCGCACGCCGGCGGAACTGCTGGAACTGGTCAACCTCGATCCACAACGGACGCTGAAGGCCTACCCGCACGAGCTGTCCGGCGGGCAGCGGCAGCGGGTGCTGATCGCGATGGCGTTGTCGCGCAGTCCCAAGCTGATCGTCGCGGACGAGCCGACCACCGCGCTCGACGTCACGGTGCAGGCGCAGGTCATCGCGTTGCTGCTGCGGTTGCAGGAGGAACTCGGGTTCGCGCTGATCCTGGTCTCGCACGACCTCGCGCTGGTCTCCGACGTGGCCGACCGGGTGGTGGTGATGTACGGCGGCCAGGTCGCCGAGACCGGCACCACCGCGCGGGTGGTCGGCGCGCCACGCCACCACTACACCCGCGGGCTGCTCAGCGCGGTGCTGTCGCTGGAGGAAAGCCAGGCGCAGCTCACCCAGATCAAGGGCGTGGTGCCGTCACCGGCCGAATTCGGCCAGGGCTGCCGGTTCGCCGACCGGTGCCCGGCCGCGCGCGCCCGCTGCCGCACCGAGGCCCCGGTCCCCGCCGGGCAGACGCTCGAGCACCAGGTGGCCTGCCACTTCCCCGCCGAGATCGATGAGGTGCACGCAGTGCACTGGATCGCGGAAGGAGCGCGGTCGTGA
- a CDS encoding ABC transporter permease, protein MVVIVRMLAGRVLALVPLLLGVILFVFIVMRFSPTDPALAAFEGANVSQEQLEAFREANGLNDPLPLQYVHFVWQLIQGDFGTSVITKQPVGETITTALPLTVQLTLMGLVIAVVLALLLGITSALFRDRWPDQLIRLVTLAGVAAPAFWVALLLVQWLAVGEGLFPTSGYVSMNDSFGGWLNSMALPAIALAMPVAAQLTRIIRTSMVEELDRDYVRTARGGGLPPVVVIGRNVLRNALVNPLTVLGLRVGYLLGGAVVIETMFALPGMGQNMIQAVKDGDTAKVQGFVITIAIGFVLVNLIVDLLYLLANPRLRSHA, encoded by the coding sequence GTGGTCGTCATCGTGCGGATGCTCGCCGGGCGGGTGCTGGCCCTGGTGCCACTGCTGCTCGGCGTCATCCTCTTTGTCTTCATCGTGATGCGCTTCTCCCCCACCGACCCGGCGCTGGCCGCGTTCGAGGGCGCCAACGTCAGCCAGGAACAGCTCGAAGCGTTCCGGGAGGCCAACGGGCTCAACGACCCGCTGCCGCTGCAGTACGTGCACTTCGTCTGGCAGCTGATCCAGGGTGACTTCGGCACCAGCGTGATCACCAAGCAGCCGGTCGGCGAGACCATCACCACCGCGCTGCCGCTGACCGTGCAGCTGACCCTGATGGGCCTGGTCATCGCGGTGGTGCTGGCACTGCTGCTCGGGATCACCTCGGCGTTGTTCCGGGACCGCTGGCCGGACCAGCTGATCCGGCTGGTCACCCTGGCCGGGGTGGCCGCACCGGCGTTCTGGGTCGCGCTGCTGCTGGTGCAGTGGCTGGCCGTCGGCGAGGGGCTGTTCCCGACCAGCGGCTACGTCAGCATGAACGACTCGTTCGGCGGCTGGCTGAACTCGATGGCGCTGCCCGCGATCGCGCTGGCCATGCCGGTGGCGGCGCAGCTGACCCGCATCATCCGCACCTCGATGGTGGAGGAACTGGACCGCGACTACGTCCGGACCGCGCGCGGCGGCGGGCTGCCGCCGGTTGTCGTGATCGGGCGCAACGTGCTGCGCAACGCGCTGGTCAACCCGCTCACCGTGCTCGGCCTCCGGGTCGGTTACCTGCTCGGCGGCGCCGTGGTGATCGAGACGATGTTCGCGCTGCCGGGAATGGGGCAGAACATGATCCAGGCCGTCAAGGACGGCGACACCGCCAAGGTGCAGGGCTTCGTGATCACCATCGCGATCGGTTTCGTGCTGGTGAACCTGATCGTCGACCTGCTGTACCTGCTGGCGAACCCGCGCCTGCGGAGCCACGCGTGA
- a CDS encoding ABC transporter substrate-binding protein has protein sequence MPHSPIGSARRFSRRDLLRYSALAGGAVAFTSTLAACGGGPASTNKTGSSTGTITAVLGYGNNQSWDPLQTASAFSMAANLHCYESLVEGDPITREPFPALAKALPADLNATTLKFELRDGAKWHDGQPVTADDVVFTYARALDPKENVLVHAFFAHWLAEVRKSGEREVEFVLKFPFPYALDRIQTCKIVPKHVFEGKWADAAGGKVVGSGPYKVTEQAPLSHTAFEKFAEYNGPRPAAYEKMLWKSIVDAAPRVAAISGANPDAQIVENIPAANTEQLRAAGRTVEFADGGNNLFLLFNTAHPPFDNKLVRQALHYAIDGRKMVEIGLKGAGTPATSFINPALPSSQPAAHDFAYNPQKARELLAQAGVGDLGISLSTSNTSLVADCVKVIKEGWDAIGVRTTLDSQDTKALFSKLDAGTDFQVVATTNNPQQFGNDPDLLIRYYYDEKSLLMKTYAKWTGADAQALLALQNQAAAEVDAGKRAALTKQVLDLISEHAVIYPVVFTQLGTAWDAKAISGVRAQGYPGIYLNQAKPV, from the coding sequence ATGCCCCACAGCCCGATCGGATCCGCGCGCCGGTTCAGCCGGCGCGACCTGCTTCGCTACTCCGCACTGGCGGGCGGCGCCGTGGCGTTCACCTCCACGCTGGCCGCCTGCGGCGGCGGTCCGGCCTCGACGAACAAGACCGGCAGCTCGACCGGCACCATCACCGCGGTGCTCGGCTACGGCAACAACCAGTCGTGGGACCCGCTGCAGACCGCCTCCGCCTTCTCCATGGCGGCCAACCTGCACTGCTACGAATCGCTGGTCGAGGGCGACCCGATCACCCGCGAGCCCTTCCCCGCGCTGGCCAAGGCCCTGCCCGCCGACCTCAATGCCACCACGCTGAAGTTCGAACTCCGCGACGGCGCCAAGTGGCACGACGGGCAGCCCGTGACCGCCGACGACGTGGTGTTCACCTACGCCCGCGCGCTCGACCCGAAGGAGAACGTGCTGGTGCACGCCTTCTTCGCGCACTGGCTGGCCGAGGTCCGCAAGTCCGGTGAGCGCGAGGTCGAGTTCGTGCTGAAGTTCCCCTTCCCCTACGCGCTCGACCGCATCCAGACCTGCAAGATCGTGCCGAAGCACGTGTTCGAGGGAAAGTGGGCCGACGCGGCCGGCGGCAAGGTGGTCGGCTCCGGCCCGTACAAGGTCACCGAGCAGGCCCCGCTGAGCCACACCGCGTTCGAGAAGTTCGCCGAGTACAACGGCCCGCGGCCGGCGGCGTATGAGAAGATGCTCTGGAAGTCGATCGTGGACGCCGCGCCCCGCGTCGCCGCCATCTCCGGCGCGAACCCGGACGCGCAGATCGTGGAGAACATCCCGGCCGCGAACACCGAGCAGCTGCGTGCCGCCGGGCGCACGGTCGAATTCGCCGACGGCGGCAACAACCTGTTCCTGCTGTTCAACACCGCGCACCCGCCGTTCGACAACAAGCTGGTGCGCCAGGCGCTGCACTACGCGATCGACGGCAGGAAGATGGTCGAGATCGGCCTCAAGGGCGCGGGGACCCCGGCCACCTCGTTCATCAACCCGGCGCTGCCCTCGTCGCAGCCCGCCGCGCACGACTTCGCCTACAACCCGCAGAAGGCCAGGGAACTGCTGGCACAGGCCGGGGTCGGCGATCTCGGCATCTCACTGTCCACTTCGAACACCTCACTGGTGGCCGACTGCGTGAAGGTGATCAAGGAGGGCTGGGACGCCATCGGCGTTCGGACCACTTTGGACTCCCAGGACACCAAGGCGCTGTTCAGCAAGCTCGACGCGGGCACCGACTTCCAGGTGGTCGCGACCACGAACAACCCGCAGCAGTTCGGCAACGACCCGGACCTGCTCATCCGCTACTACTACGACGAGAAGTCCCTGCTGATGAAGACCTACGCGAAATGGACCGGCGCGGACGCGCAGGCGTTGCTGGCCCTGCAGAACCAGGCCGCCGCCGAGGTCGACGCGGGCAAGCGCGCCGCGCTGACCAAGCAGGTGCTCGACCTGATCTCCGAGCACGCGGTCATCTACCCGGTGGTGTTCACCCAGCTCGGCACCGCCTGGGACGCCAAGGCGATCAGCGGCGTGCGCGCGCAGGGGTATCCGGGCATCTACCTCAACCAGGCCAAGCCGGTCTGA
- a CDS encoding FadR/GntR family transcriptional regulator, producing the protein MARPQRGAEITRQIIDLIVERELPPGAPMPTELSLMDDLGVSRTSVREAIKALQALGIVEVRHGHGTFVGSGGPEALQTWLMFRTRTRGDVGRLRDLLELREMIETELTRRVATRHRPELIGELEACVARMRRKGPDGAAADREFHDLLGAEAGFALARELTALFWDVYRATEPEVGGPVSSPASTAKRHQRIVDALAAGDPDAAVEAMHRHFDEVRKRAKAAPYGAPA; encoded by the coding sequence GTGGCGCGTCCCCAACGCGGTGCCGAGATCACCCGGCAGATCATCGATCTGATCGTCGAACGCGAGCTGCCGCCCGGGGCGCCGATGCCCACCGAGCTGAGCCTGATGGACGATCTCGGGGTCAGCCGCACCTCGGTCCGCGAGGCGATCAAGGCGCTGCAGGCGCTGGGCATCGTGGAGGTGCGGCACGGGCACGGCACCTTCGTCGGCTCCGGCGGGCCGGAGGCGCTGCAGACCTGGCTGATGTTCCGCACCCGTACCCGTGGTGACGTCGGCAGGCTGCGTGACCTGCTGGAACTGCGGGAGATGATCGAGACCGAGCTGACCCGCCGGGTCGCCACGCGGCACCGGCCCGAGCTGATCGGCGAGCTGGAGGCGTGCGTGGCGCGGATGCGCCGCAAGGGCCCGGACGGCGCGGCGGCCGACCGGGAGTTCCACGACCTGCTCGGGGCCGAGGCGGGCTTCGCGCTCGCGCGCGAGCTGACCGCCCTGTTCTGGGACGTCTACCGCGCCACGGAACCCGAGGTAGGCGGCCCGGTCTCCTCCCCGGCGAGCACCGCGAAACGGCACCAGCGCATCGTCGACGCACTGGCCGCCGGGGACCCGGACGCCGCCGTCGAAGCCATGCACCGCCATTTCGACGAAGTCCGGAAACGAGCGAAGGCCGCTCCTTACGGCGCACCCGCCTAG
- a CDS encoding DUF1883 domain-containing protein, giving the protein MYTKTFDLGMVQRETVVTVRLNAMANVRLLTEVNFAAYRRKQFYRMHGGVATAPLFKISVPTTAHWYLVLDVDGLEPHPLHPQVTIGKLTDTRTN; this is encoded by the coding sequence TTGTACACCAAGACTTTCGACCTGGGCATGGTGCAGCGGGAAACCGTGGTCACCGTCCGGCTCAACGCGATGGCCAACGTCCGCCTGCTGACCGAGGTCAACTTCGCGGCCTATCGGCGCAAGCAGTTCTACCGGATGCACGGCGGCGTGGCCACGGCCCCGCTGTTCAAGATCTCCGTGCCCACCACCGCCCACTGGTACCTGGTACTGGACGTGGACGGGCTTGAACCACACCCCCTGCACCCCCAGGTCACCATCGGCAAACTGACCGACACCCGCACGAACTAG